The stretch of DNA TCGAGGTTGACGGAGTCACCCCAGGTGTTGGCGTCGCCCTGTTTCAGGTATGGGCCGAACTTGGGCAGGTAATTGCCGCTGGGGCCGAGGTGGTTGTACACCACGTCCTGGATGACGCCGAGCCCGGCCGAATGCGCTGCGTCAACGAACCGCTGGTACGCGGCAGGGCCGCCGTAGCCCTCGTGGACGGCATACCACTGCACGCCGTCGTAGCCCCAGTTGTGCGTGCCGTTGAACCCGTTGACGGGCAGCAGCTCCACGAAGTCGATGCCGAGATCCACCAGGTAGCCAAGCTTCCCGGCGGCGGCGTCCAGGGTGCCCTCCGGGGTAAAGGTGCCCACGTGGAGTTCGTAGATTACCGAACCGGTGAGTTTCCTGCCCTTCCAGGCGGAATCCTGCCACGCGTACGCGGCGGGATCGAAGGTCCGGGAGAGGTCGTGGACTCCTGCGGGCACCCGGCGGGACCGGGGGTCGGGCAGCGGGTGGCTGTCGCCGTCGAGCCGGTAGCCGTAGTCCACTTCGCCGTCGGCCGGCGCATCCGGGGCGGTCCACCAGCCCTCCGTTCCGGGCGCGGTGTCCTTCTTCACCATGGGGTATTCCCGGCCGTCCGCCACGAGGATCACCGAGGAGGCGTCCGGCGCCCAGACGTCGAAGCGTTCGGGTCCTTGATTGACCAGGGTCATGCGTTTCCTCCATCCACAGGGACCAGCAGGGCCACGGGGTATGCACCCAGGACGTCAGCCACCAACACGGTGCCGGCACCGAACTCGGCGCCCGTCAGTTCGTCACGCATTGCAGCAGGAAGTTCGACGGCGGTATCGCGCCAGCCGCCGCCGGCTTCCAGGCCCGCAGGCAGCCGCGTTGCCAGGGTCAGGGCCCCGGGCGTGCCGTGGGCCGCACCGCGGGAGAATCCGAGCAGGTGCCCGGCTGCAGCGCCCGTGGCCGTCACCGGGACGTAGCCCTCGAAGAGTTCCGGCCGGTCCCGCTTGAGGCGGAGCGCCCGTGTGGTGGCAAGGAGCTTGCTGGCTTCCGTGCCCGCTTCGGGCAACGTTCCGGCGTCGATCCTGGCCAGCTCGGCCTCCCGGATTGCGAAGTCGACGGGCCGGCGGTTATCGGGATCAGTCAAGGACCGTTCCCAGAATTCGCTGCCTTGGTAGACGTCGGGGACGCCGGGCATGGTCAGCTGGACCAGCTTGGCGGAGAGGGAGTTGGAGGCCGCAAAGGCATCGATGCGTGCAACGAAATCCTCCACCACCCTGGCCACGCCGGCGTCGTCGAATACCGCATCCACGGCCGCCTTCACCCGGGACTCGAAGTCCTCGTCCGGGTCGGTCCACTTCGTGGAGTTGCCGGCTTCTCGGGCGGCCTTCTCGGCGTAGCCCTGGAGCCGTTCCCGGCTGGCAGGCCAGGCGCCCACGATGGCCTGCCACAGCAGGTTTTCGTAGGGGCCGTCCGGGATGGGAGCCAGCTTCCGGAGAGTGTCCAGGGTGGCGGCCCACTCCCCCGGCAGCTCGGCGATCACGGAGATCCGTGCCCGGGCGTCCTCGCTGCGCTTGGTGTCGTGCGTGGACATGGTGGTCATGGACAGCGGCAGCTCGTCCTGCCGCCGGCGCATCCGGTGGTGGAATTCCTCCGGGGACACGGCGAACTCGGTGGGTTCTGCGCCCACCTCGGTCAGCGTGCCCAGGCGGGTGTAGCGGTAGAACGCGGTGTCTTCCACACCCTTGGCCATCACCATGCCGGAGGTCTGCTGGAACCTGACGGCAATGGGATTGGCCGGATCCAACAGCAGCGGAAGGAGTGTCCCGATTGCGACGGCGAGGTCCGGACGGTGTTCTGCGGCAGATTCGCTGGCTTCCTTCAGCACCTCGGCCCCGGTGGGCAGGTAGCTGCGGTAGACCGGGAAGGAAGCGATGATCTCGGCGATGGCGTCGGCTGCTTCCTCCAGCGCCAGTCCGTGGGATTCCGGAACCAGCCTGGCCAGCCGCAGCACCTCGGAGCGGAGGATGCCGTCGGCGATCATCCGCTTGGTGCCGCGGATCATCTCCGCGTAGTCAGCGGCCTCGGGAGCGCCCCGCAACTCCGCGTCCAGTGCGTCCAGGGGCTGCTCCCCGGCAGGATCCACGAACACCCGGTCCACGTCGGCGAGAGCGTCGTACCCGGTGGTGCCCTCGCAGGCGAAGTCCCCCGGCAGCACCTCGCCGGGTTCCAGGATCTTCTCCACCAGGACGTAGGCGCCGCCAGTGAGGTCCTTCAGCCACCGCAGGTAGCCTGCGGGGTCGGCCAGTCCGTCCGGGTGGTCGACGCGCAGGCCATCCACCAGGCCTTCGGTGAACCAGCGGCCAACTTCGGCGTGGGCTTCTTCGAAGACCGCCGGCGTCTCCACCCGGATGCCGGCCAACGTGGTCACCGCGAAGAAGCGGCGGTAGTTGAGCTCGGCGTCGGCGCGGCGCCAGTCCATCAGCTGGTAGTGCTGGCGGCCGTGTACCTCCTGTGGGGAGTCCCCCTCGGAGTAGGTTCCTTCAGCGAGGGGGAATCGGTGGTCGTAGTACCGGAGTTCCCCGTCCTTGATCTCCAGCTTGTCCAGGTCCGCGTCGGAGCCCAGCATCGGGAGCCGGACCTTGCCGCCGCCCAAGTCCCAGTCGACGTCGAACGCTTCCGCGTACCGCGACCCACGGCCTTCCTTCAGCAGCGACCACCACCACGGGTTCTGCACCGGGGTGGCGACGCCCACGTGGTTGGGCACGATGTCCACCAGCACGCCCATGCCGTGCTCGCGGGCGGCACGGGACAGTGCCAGCAGCCCTTCCGGGCCACCACGCTCGGGGTCGACGGCGGAGGGATCGGTCACGTCGTAGCCGTGGTCCGAGCCCTGTTCCGCCGTAAGGATGGGCGACAGGTAGACCCAGTCAACGCCGAGCGATTTGAGGTACGGGACCTTCTCGGCGGCGTCGAACAGGGTGAAACTGCTGCGGATCTGCAACCGGTACGTGGACGCTGGCGTCCTCATGCCTGGGTTTCCTTATCGGCGCCTGTTGCCTTTGCCTCGCTCGCTTCAGCTGCCTTGGTCTGGGCTTCCACCATCTCCTCCTGGGCCTCTTCATGATCGGCCATGGAGGCCAGTGAGGCTGCCGCGGACAGGTCCACTTCGGCTTCCGGGCCGGAGTAGGCGCGCAGCACCACCATGGACTTGGCGTCCAGCGTCAGCGTTGCGCCGGCCTTGAGCGGCTCATAGGCGTCAGCCTGGGCTGCGGTGTCGATCAGGACCTCCCAGTACTGCGAGTACTCGTCCGACGGCAACAGAAAATCCACGTCGTCGTCGTGGGCGTTGAAGGCCATCAGGAAGCTGTCGTCGGTGATGCGGCGCCCACGGGAGTCCTGCTCCTGGATGCCGTCGCCGTTGTAGAAGACACCGATGGTGCGGCCGAACCCGCTGCCCCAGTCCTCGGGCAGCATTTCGGTGCCGTCGGTCTTGAGCCAGACGATGTCGGGCAGCTTCTCGCCCTCGCCGCGGCGCACGGGGCGGCCGTCGAAGAAGCGGCTGCGGCGGAAGGTGGGGTGGTCGTGCCGGAGCTTGTTCACGAAGGCCGTGAATTCCACCAGGGGCTGGTCCATGGCTTCCCAGTGGATCCAGCTCAGCTCGGAGTCCTGGCAGTAGGTGTTGTTGTTGCCCTGTTGGGTGCGGCCCAGTTCGTCTCCGTGGAGGAGCATGGGAACGCCCTGGGAGAGCAGCAGGGTGGCGATGAAGTTCCGCTGCTGGCGGGCGCGGAGGGTCAGCACCTTCTCGTCATCGGTGTCGCCCTCCTCGCCGCAGTTCCAGGACCGGTTGTGCGATTCGCCGTCGTTGTTGCCTTCGCCGTTGGCGTCGTTGTGCTTCTCGTTGTAGGAGACCAGGTCCCGCATGGTGAAGCCGTCGTGGGCGGTGACGAAGTTGATGGAAGCGACAGGACGGCGCGCGGAGCTCTCGTAGAGGTCCGCGGAGCCGGTGAGGCGGGAAGCGAATTCCCCCAGGGTGGACGGTTCGCCGCGCCAGAAGTCGCGGACGGTGTCGCGGTACTTTCCGTTCCATTCCGTCCACTGCGGCGGGAAGTTGCCCACCTGGTAGCCGCCGGGGCCAACGTCCCACGGCTCGGCGATCAGCTTGACCTGGGAAACGATGGGGTCCTGCTGGATGAGTTCGAAGAACGTGGAGAGCTTGTCCACGTCGTAGAACTCGCGGGCCAGGGTGGAGGCAAGATCGAAGCGGAAGCCGTCAACATGCATCTCGGTGACCCAGTAGCGCAGGGAGTCCATGAGCAGCTGCAGGGAGTGCGGGTGGCGGACGTTGAGCGAGTTGCCCGTGCCGGTGTAGTCCATGTAGTGCTTGAGGTCGTTGTCCACCAGCCGGTAGTAGGCCTGGTTGTCGATGCCCTTGAAGGAAAGGGTTGGGCCCAGGTGGTTGCCTTCGGCGGTGTGGTTGTACACGACGTCAAGGATGACCTCGATGCCCGCCCGGTGCAGGTCGCGGACCATGGCCTTGAATTCCTGGACCTGGTGTCCCACGTCGCCGGTGGAGCTGTAGGTATTCTGGGGCGCGAAGAAGCCGATGGTGTTGTAGCCCCAGTAGTTGTTGAGGCCCTTCTCCTGCAGGGTGCCATCGTTGACGAACTGGTGCACCGGCATGAGCTCGATGGCCGTGACGCCGAGCTTCTTCAGGTGCTCGATGACGGCGGGGTGTGCCACGCCTGCGTAGGTGCCGCGCTGCTCTTCGGGGATCTCCGGGTGCAGCTCGGTGAGGCCCTTGACGTGCGCCTCGTAGATGACTGACTGGTGGTACGGGACGCGGAGCTGCCGGTCGCCGTCCCATTCGAAGAACGGGTTGATGACCACACCGTGCATCGTGTGGGCGGCCGAGTCGGCGTCGTTGCGTGAATCCGGGTCACCGAACTCGTAGGAGAAGAGGGCCGGGTCCCAGTCGATCTGGCCCTCGATCGCTTTCGCGTACGGGTCCATCAGGAGCTTGTTCGGGTTGAAGCGGCTGCCGTTGGCGGGCTCGTACGGCCCGTGGACACGGTAACCGTATTTCTGGCCGGGCTGGATGTGCGGCAGGTAGCAGTGCCAGACGTAGCCGTCCACCTCGGTCAGTTCGATCCGCGTTTCGGTGAGGTCGTCAGCCAGGAGGCAGAGTTCCACCCGTTCGGCCTGTTCGCTGAACAGTGCGAAATTGGTGCCGGTGCCGTCAAAGGTAGCTCCCAGCGGGTAGGCAGTTCCAGGCCAGACTTCCATCGTGCTCCTCATTTGTTGGTCAGCAGCAGAGGACATCGGAACGCCCCTACTGCCGGTGCGAACTAATGCCTACCGTAATGGTTGGCTGTGACTATTACGTTTCCAGGCTCCAGAGTTACTAAGCATGCTGACTTTACCCCAGATTTCGGGTATGGCCTCCGCGACCCCACCGGCGGTGATCGGACCGCCCGAACGGGCGTCCGACGCCGCCCTCCCGGCGATGCCGTGCAGCGCAGCTCCCAGCGCGGCCAGCGCAGCCCAGCGGCCGTCGTCGCCCATGCCGAGGAAGCGGTAAGGTTCGACGGCGGAGCCCGCCTGGGCGAGCAGGGCGCCGATGACGCCGGCCAGCACGTCGCCGCTGCCGGCGGTGGCAAGCCACGGCGTGCCATCGGCCTGGCTGAAGGCCTCGCCGCCCGGGATGGCCACCAATGTGGCTGGACCTTTGAGCAGGACGGTGGCCCCGGTCAGGCCGGCTGCCTTGCGGACGGCGTCGAAGGTGGCGGCTTCCACGGCCTCGCGGTCGCCAAACCGGGCGTCAGCTTCGCCTTCCAGGCGCTTCAGCAGGGCGGCGAGCTCACCGGCGTGCGGGGTCAGCACCACGTGCGGCGCGAGTTTCGAGGGCAGGGCCGGCAGCGCACCGGCGTCGGCCACGACGGGAAGGCCGGATTGGATGGCATCGCGCGCCCGTGCCAGCTGTTCGTGGTCCTCCGGCCCCATGCCCGAGCCCACCAGCCAGGCCTGCACGCGGTTGTCCGCCACGGCTCCGTCACTGCACACCACTTCCGGGCAGGACTGGCGCACCAGGTGGGCCACCTCGGGCGGGCCGAGATACCGGACCATGCCCACACCCGCGGCAAGTGCGCCGCGGCAGGCAAGCACGGCAGCGCCCGGGTACTGCACGGAGCCTGCCACGATACCCAGGACCCCGCGTGAATATTTGTGCGCCCGCCGGGCGGGCTGCGGCAACAGCCGGGAGAGCTCCGCCTCCTCGAGCCGGCGGAGGGCCGGAGCGGGAAGGTGTTCTTCGATGCCGATGGGAACCACGTGCACCCTGCCGGCATGGTCCGCGCCCGGGTCAGCCAGCAGCCCTGCCTTGGCACCGCCGAACGTCACCGTCAGGTCGGCGGGCAGCACCGGTCCGGCAGCCTCGCCGGAATCCGCGTTGACGCCGCTGGGAAGGTCGCAGGCCACCACGAAACCGTTGCCGCCGTCAGTGCGGCGCGCCTCAAGGACGGCCTCCACCAAGGCGGCAGCACTCCCCCTCAGTCCGCCTTTCGCACCGGTGCCCAGGATGGCGTCAATGACGACGCCGGCACGGGCGGTTTCAGCGGCCAGCGGCTTGAGTGTCTCTCCGGTCAGTTCCTCCGCATGGCCGCCGGCACGCAGGAAAGCAGCCAGCGCCGCCGGGTGCGCCGCACCGCCGGTGAGGACCGCCGTCGTACGCATGCCGCGACCGGCCAGGAAAGCGGCAGCGTAGAGTCCGTCCCCGCCGTTGTTGCCCTTGCCTGCCAGCACCACCACGCGGGTGCCGTAAAGTCGGCGTCCACGGGCGCGCAGCTCAGTGATGACCGCGTTGGCGAGGCCATGGGCCGCGCGCTGCATCAGGACGTCACCGAGCCCGGCGGCGAGAAGTGGCTCCTCGGCAGCACGGACCTGTGTTCCGCTGTAGGCGCTGATCATCGTCGAAGGTCCCTGCGGGCGGGCCCGGTCAGCCCTCGGCCAGGACCGTTGCCGTGGCGATGCCGCCGTCGTGGCTGATGGACAGGTGCCAGCGCTTGACGCCCTTGGCCTCCGCGACTGCCAGCACCGTGCCCTTGACCTGAACGGTGGGCCCGTTGTGGTCCAGGCCGATCCAGCAGTCCTGCCAGTTCATGCCTGCAGGCGCGCCGAGGACCTTGGCCACGGCTTCCTTGGCGGCGAACCGGGCGGCCAGGGACCGGGTGTTGAGCTCGCGCTCGGCGGGCACGAACAGCCGGTCCCGAAGGCCTGGCGTCCGCTCTAACTGGCGGCCGAACCGCTCGATGTCTACTACGTCTACCCCAATGCCAACGATCATGGGACTACTCTACGGTGACGCCATACGCGCGGAGGACGTTGCACGCCGGTCTTGAGGGTTATCCGCCATCAGCAGAAATGCGTGACTTTTGGGAGAATTTTGAGGAGCGCACGCCGAGTTCCCGGGGCCTCCGTGGCTGCCGCGGGCTGAAAGTTGCGCAAACCTGTTCGGCGGGGGGCGTTAACGCAGAAGTCCCGGGCCACTGGGGCCCGGGACTTCAGCAGTCATGGGACTATTCTACGGTGACGCTCTTGGCGAGGTTGCGCGGCTGGTCCACGTCGTAGCCCTTTGCGGCGGCGAGTTCCGCGGCGAAGATCTGCAGCGGGACGGTGGTCAGCAGGGGCATCAGCAGCGTGGGCGTTTCGGGGACGTAGAAGACGTGCTCGGCGTAGGCCTTCACGGCTTCGTCGCCTTCCTCGGCGATCACCAGGGTCCGGGCGCCGCGGGCACGGATTTCCTGGATGTTGGAGACTACCTTGGCGTGCAGCGAGTCGCGGCCGCGCGGGGACGGGACCACCACGAACACCGGCTGGCCCTCATCGATCAGGGCGATCGGGCCGTGCTTGAGCTCGCCGGCGGCGAAGCCTTCAGCGTGGATGTACGCGATTTCCTTGAGCTTCAGCGCGCCCTCGAGGGCCACCGGGTAGCCCACGTGCCGGCCCAGGAACAGCACGGATTTCTCGTCCGCCATGGACCGGGCCAGTTCCCGCAGGGGTCCGGCGTTGTCCAGGATGGTCTGGATCTTGTCGGGGATCTTGGCAAGGTCCGCGAGGACGTCCTTGATCTGGCCGGAGAAGATGTTTCCGCGCAGCTGCGCCAGGTACAGGCCCAGCAGGTACGCGGCCGTGATCTGGGCCAGGAACGCCTTGGTGGAGGCGACGGCGATCTCCGGGCCGGCGTGCGTGTACAGCACGGCGTCGGATTCACGCGGGATGGTGGACCCGTTGGTGTTGCAGATCGAGATGGTCTTCGCGCCCTGCTCGCGGGCGTACCGGACGGCCATCAGGGTGTCCATGGTCTCCCCGGACTGGGAGATGGAGACCACCAGGGTGTTCTCGTCCAGGATCGGGTCCCGGTACCGGAACTCGTGCGCGAGCTCCACCTCGGTGGGGATCCGGCACCAGTTCTCAATGGCGTACTTGGCCACGGTTCCAGCGTACGCGGCAGTGCCGCAGGCCAGGACCACGATCTTGTTGACCTGCTTGAGCAGCTCCGGGTCGATCCGCAGCTCGCTCAGGGTCAGCTTGCCCTCCAGGTCGG from Pseudarthrobacter chlorophenolicus A6 encodes:
- the glmS gene encoding glutamine--fructose-6-phosphate transaminase (isomerizing), with protein sequence MCGIVGYVGRSVDGAVNGHSALDVVLEGLRRLEYRGYDSAGVAVVSDGVIESRKKSGKLSNLLSELEERPLPETLTGIGHTRWATHGGPTDRNAHPHLADGGKLAVIHNGIIENFAELKLELVEKGVTFLSETDTEVAAALLADIFRNQLGGDVANGGLTKAMELACQRLEGAFTLLAVHADQPDVVVAARRNSPLVVGLGEGENFLGSDVSGFIDYTRRAVELGQDQIVTITADTVEITDFFGNPAAGKEYHVDWDPASAKKGGFSSFMEKEIHDQPDAVAQTLLGRSDLEGKLTLSELRIDPELLKQVNKIVVLACGTAAYAGTVAKYAIENWCRIPTEVELAHEFRYRDPILDENTLVVSISQSGETMDTLMAVRYAREQGAKTISICNTNGSTIPRESDAVLYTHAGPEIAVASTKAFLAQITAAYLLGLYLAQLRGNIFSGQIKDVLADLAKIPDKIQTILDNAGPLRELARSMADEKSVLFLGRHVGYPVALEGALKLKEIAYIHAEGFAAGELKHGPIALIDEGQPVFVVVPSPRGRDSLHAKVVSNIQEIRARGARTLVIAEEGDEAVKAYAEHVFYVPETPTLLMPLLTTVPLQIFAAELAAAKGYDVDQPRNLAKSVTVE
- a CDS encoding NAD(P)H-hydrate epimerase — encoded protein: MISAYSGTQVRAAEEPLLAAGLGDVLMQRAAHGLANAVITELRARGRRLYGTRVVVLAGKGNNGGDGLYAAAFLAGRGMRTTAVLTGGAAHPAALAAFLRAGGHAEELTGETLKPLAAETARAGVVIDAILGTGAKGGLRGSAAALVEAVLEARRTDGGNGFVVACDLPSGVNADSGEAAGPVLPADLTVTFGGAKAGLLADPGADHAGRVHVVPIGIEEHLPAPALRRLEEAELSRLLPQPARRAHKYSRGVLGIVAGSVQYPGAAVLACRGALAAGVGMVRYLGPPEVAHLVRQSCPEVVCSDGAVADNRVQAWLVGSGMGPEDHEQLARARDAIQSGLPVVADAGALPALPSKLAPHVVLTPHAGELAALLKRLEGEADARFGDREAVEAATFDAVRKAAGLTGATVLLKGPATLVAIPGGEAFSQADGTPWLATAGSGDVLAGVIGALLAQAGSAVEPYRFLGMGDDGRWAALAALGAALHGIAGRAASDARSGGPITAGGVAEAIPEIWGKVSMLSNSGAWKRNSHSQPLR
- the glgX gene encoding glycogen debranching protein GlgX, giving the protein MEVWPGTAYPLGATFDGTGTNFALFSEQAERVELCLLADDLTETRIELTEVDGYVWHCYLPHIQPGQKYGYRVHGPYEPANGSRFNPNKLLMDPYAKAIEGQIDWDPALFSYEFGDPDSRNDADSAAHTMHGVVINPFFEWDGDRQLRVPYHQSVIYEAHVKGLTELHPEIPEEQRGTYAGVAHPAVIEHLKKLGVTAIELMPVHQFVNDGTLQEKGLNNYWGYNTIGFFAPQNTYSSTGDVGHQVQEFKAMVRDLHRAGIEVILDVVYNHTAEGNHLGPTLSFKGIDNQAYYRLVDNDLKHYMDYTGTGNSLNVRHPHSLQLLMDSLRYWVTEMHVDGFRFDLASTLAREFYDVDKLSTFFELIQQDPIVSQVKLIAEPWDVGPGGYQVGNFPPQWTEWNGKYRDTVRDFWRGEPSTLGEFASRLTGSADLYESSARRPVASINFVTAHDGFTMRDLVSYNEKHNDANGEGNNDGESHNRSWNCGEEGDTDDEKVLTLRARQQRNFIATLLLSQGVPMLLHGDELGRTQQGNNNTYCQDSELSWIHWEAMDQPLVEFTAFVNKLRHDHPTFRRSRFFDGRPVRRGEGEKLPDIVWLKTDGTEMLPEDWGSGFGRTIGVFYNGDGIQEQDSRGRRITDDSFLMAFNAHDDDVDFLLPSDEYSQYWEVLIDTAAQADAYEPLKAGATLTLDAKSMVVLRAYSGPEAEVDLSAAASLASMADHEEAQEEMVEAQTKAAEASEAKATGADKETQA
- the treY gene encoding malto-oligosyltrehalose synthase, which translates into the protein MRTPASTYRLQIRSSFTLFDAAEKVPYLKSLGVDWVYLSPILTAEQGSDHGYDVTDPSAVDPERGGPEGLLALSRAAREHGMGVLVDIVPNHVGVATPVQNPWWWSLLKEGRGSRYAEAFDVDWDLGGGKVRLPMLGSDADLDKLEIKDGELRYYDHRFPLAEGTYSEGDSPQEVHGRQHYQLMDWRRADAELNYRRFFAVTTLAGIRVETPAVFEEAHAEVGRWFTEGLVDGLRVDHPDGLADPAGYLRWLKDLTGGAYVLVEKILEPGEVLPGDFACEGTTGYDALADVDRVFVDPAGEQPLDALDAELRGAPEAADYAEMIRGTKRMIADGILRSEVLRLARLVPESHGLALEEAADAIAEIIASFPVYRSYLPTGAEVLKEASESAAEHRPDLAVAIGTLLPLLLDPANPIAVRFQQTSGMVMAKGVEDTAFYRYTRLGTLTEVGAEPTEFAVSPEEFHHRMRRRQDELPLSMTTMSTHDTKRSEDARARISVIAELPGEWAATLDTLRKLAPIPDGPYENLLWQAIVGAWPASRERLQGYAEKAAREAGNSTKWTDPDEDFESRVKAAVDAVFDDAGVARVVEDFVARIDAFAASNSLSAKLVQLTMPGVPDVYQGSEFWERSLTDPDNRRPVDFAIREAELARIDAGTLPEAGTEASKLLATTRALRLKRDRPELFEGYVPVTATGAAAGHLLGFSRGAAHGTPGALTLATRLPAGLEAGGGWRDTAVELPAAMRDELTGAEFGAGTVLVADVLGAYPVALLVPVDGGNA
- a CDS encoding holo-ACP synthase; the protein is MIVGIGVDVVDIERFGRQLERTPGLRDRLFVPAERELNTRSLAARFAAKEAVAKVLGAPAGMNWQDCWIGLDHNGPTVQVKGTVLAVAEAKGVKRWHLSISHDGGIATATVLAEG